The Tardiphaga alba genome includes a window with the following:
- a CDS encoding FecR family protein — protein MASAVSRQMSEHHRSNLSQIEQQAVGWVQKLASGAATAEEIASAQRWRMQDPHHQTAYEEAERIWQRMAVVGRAKYGADANFMAPLQEYGRQRAVMTRRVMLGAAFASIGGAAIYGAIRPPLGLWPSVSEMRADFRTGTGEQRTVAFAGDVEIALNTQTSLAVRPATATEERIELIAGEASFKAPGSASRALAVFAADGKIVSEAGQFELRTFGAGAQTVVTCLEGRLRVESGTQVAELNARQRVSYGGLRVGEIDAIDPAAVSEWRRGIVTFRNTPLSEAVEEMNRYRSGRIILSNAAQGQRLLSGRFRIDQMEQALAQVENTFKLTVTRYPAGIVVLS, from the coding sequence ATGGCGTCAGCGGTATCACGACAGATGAGCGAGCATCACAGGTCCAATCTGAGCCAGATCGAGCAGCAGGCAGTTGGCTGGGTTCAGAAGCTCGCTTCGGGGGCTGCGACAGCGGAAGAGATCGCGAGCGCGCAGCGATGGCGCATGCAGGATCCGCATCACCAGACAGCCTATGAGGAGGCCGAGCGCATCTGGCAGCGGATGGCGGTGGTGGGCCGCGCCAAATACGGCGCCGACGCAAATTTCATGGCGCCGCTTCAGGAATATGGCCGGCAGCGTGCGGTGATGACCCGGCGCGTGATGCTAGGCGCCGCCTTTGCTTCGATCGGCGGTGCGGCGATCTACGGCGCCATAAGACCGCCTCTTGGGTTGTGGCCCTCCGTCTCCGAAATGCGGGCGGATTTCCGCACCGGCACCGGTGAGCAGCGCACGGTCGCCTTTGCCGGCGATGTCGAGATCGCGCTGAATACCCAGACAAGCCTTGCAGTTCGTCCCGCAACCGCCACGGAGGAACGCATCGAACTGATCGCGGGTGAAGCATCCTTCAAAGCGCCAGGCAGTGCGTCGCGTGCGCTTGCAGTGTTTGCCGCAGACGGCAAGATCGTCAGCGAAGCCGGCCAATTCGAACTGCGCACCTTTGGCGCCGGCGCGCAAACGGTCGTGACATGTCTGGAGGGCCGGCTGAGGGTCGAAAGCGGCACGCAGGTCGCAGAGCTCAATGCAAGGCAGCGGGTCTCCTATGGTGGCCTCCGTGTCGGCGAAATCGATGCGATCGATCCGGCCGCGGTGTCGGAATGGCGCCGCGGCATCGTGACATTTCGCAATACGCCGCTGTCCGAAGCGGTGGAGGAGATGAACCGCTACAGATCCGGTCGGATCATTCTGAGCAATGCTGCGCAAGGACAGCGATTGCTCAGCGGTCGCTTTCGCATCGACCAGATGGAGCAGGCGCTCGCGCAAGTGGAAAATACGTTCAAGCTGACAGTCACGCGCTATCCCGCAGGGATCGTCGTGCTGAGTTGA
- a CDS encoding RNA polymerase sigma factor, giving the protein MSGLAKTVMRRLFSEDYTDLKKRLTRRLGSADLADEAMHDAWIRLATGRTDREIARPENYLFRTALNAAIDLHRKEKRHRRSVELDLALEIPDDKPTPEEEMIARTEIDAFETIVSELPARQRAIFLAARVGNIPHDVIAKQMRITRRTVARELVRAHEYCLSRCKELMG; this is encoded by the coding sequence ATGAGCGGTCTGGCGAAAACGGTGATGCGCCGGCTGTTCAGCGAGGATTACACCGATCTGAAAAAGCGGTTGACCCGGCGGCTTGGTTCAGCCGATCTCGCCGACGAGGCGATGCACGACGCCTGGATCCGCCTCGCCACGGGGCGGACGGACAGGGAGATCGCGCGACCGGAGAATTATCTGTTCCGCACCGCGCTGAATGCGGCCATCGATTTGCACCGGAAGGAAAAGCGGCACCGGCGAAGTGTCGAGCTCGATCTGGCTCTGGAAATCCCGGATGACAAGCCGACGCCGGAAGAGGAGATGATTGCGAGGACCGAGATCGATGCGTTCGAGACCATCGTGTCCGAGCTTCCGGCGCGACAGCGTGCGATCTTCCTTGCGGCGCGCGTGGGAAATATCCCGCATGACGTCATCGCCAAACAGATGCGGATCACGCGTCGGACGGTTGCCAGGGAGTTGGTCCGTGCCCACGAATATTGTTTGTCGCGTTGCAAGGAATTGATGGGCTGA
- a CDS encoding secretin and TonB N-terminal domain-containing protein: MPQRADIASKPFPDLKRNGAKRRGASISGGIYGALLLAHAAITTCVAAEPMFHFSIAAQPLGSALIRYGDVTGKEALYEGGVVDGRFSGGVEGRATPEAALAQMLVGTGLTARFVAEETYVLEPIPERRSGQDRPDRRYYALVQQDVLETLCRIPHARPGQYRLVTVFWIAPDGTVQDFLKLGSVGQPETDHAINSALRRIHFREPPPAGFVQPIRLLFTPQSPGAKSDCDATEPHRRAQGGVR; encoded by the coding sequence ATGCCTCAGCGAGCCGACATCGCCAGTAAGCCATTTCCAGACTTGAAGCGGAATGGGGCGAAGCGCAGGGGCGCGTCGATCTCGGGCGGCATCTACGGCGCCCTCCTGCTCGCGCACGCCGCCATAACGACCTGCGTGGCCGCAGAGCCGATGTTTCATTTCTCGATTGCCGCGCAACCGCTTGGTTCGGCGCTCATTCGCTATGGCGATGTGACTGGCAAAGAGGCGCTGTACGAAGGCGGGGTCGTGGACGGCCGGTTCTCGGGCGGCGTCGAGGGGCGCGCGACGCCAGAGGCGGCATTGGCTCAGATGCTCGTCGGAACAGGTCTGACAGCGCGTTTCGTTGCCGAAGAGACATACGTACTGGAACCAATTCCGGAGCGACGATCAGGGCAGGATCGCCCGGATCGGCGCTATTATGCGCTTGTGCAACAGGATGTTTTGGAGACGCTTTGCCGGATTCCTCATGCGAGGCCGGGCCAATATCGCCTCGTCACGGTGTTTTGGATTGCGCCGGACGGCACGGTGCAGGATTTTCTCAAGCTTGGGAGTGTTGGACAGCCTGAGACTGACCACGCCATCAACAGCGCACTGCGTCGGATCCACTTTCGGGAGCCGCCGCCGGCGGGCTTCGTTCAGCCGATCCGTCTGCTGTTCACGCCGCAATCACCGGGCGCCAAATCCGATTGTGACGCCACTGAGCCCCATCGTCGCGCGCAGGGTGGCGTGCGATGA
- a CDS encoding M20 aminoacylase family protein, with translation MDLSDVRAWRHHLHAHPETAFEEFETSRFVAEKLRSFGLEVTEGIGGTGVVGVKRGTGGGRTVSFRADMDALDIQEANRFAHASRIRGKMHACGHDGHTAMLLGAARHLAQRDLSGTIQFVFQPAEENEGGGKRMIEDGLFKRFPADAVFGMHTRPGLDIGSFALRSGPSMASFDVFEITIEGKGTHAARPHLGADPIVAAGQIISAVQSIVSRSVDPLDAAVVSITEMKGGASWNVIPDSAVLRGTTRALDQGVRDLIEARLRSVVSSICGGLGCVANIIYDRRYPVLVNTPEWTAACGEVVQRLVGTDRVKKEIPATMGAEDFAFMLQEVPGCYLWIGNGTMERDRILHNPNFDFNDDALPFGIDYWVALAEAVAK, from the coding sequence GTGGATCTGTCAGACGTCAGAGCATGGCGGCATCACCTGCACGCCCATCCCGAAACCGCTTTCGAGGAGTTTGAGACGAGCCGTTTCGTCGCCGAGAAGCTGCGCAGCTTTGGCCTCGAGGTGACCGAAGGCATCGGCGGCACTGGTGTCGTCGGCGTCAAACGCGGCACCGGCGGCGGCCGGACCGTGTCGTTTCGTGCTGATATGGATGCACTCGATATCCAGGAAGCCAATCGCTTCGCGCATGCATCTCGCATCCGCGGCAAGATGCATGCCTGCGGTCATGACGGCCACACGGCCATGCTGCTCGGCGCCGCCCGTCATCTCGCGCAGCGCGACCTGTCCGGTACGATCCAGTTCGTCTTCCAGCCAGCCGAAGAGAACGAAGGCGGTGGCAAGCGGATGATCGAGGATGGGTTGTTCAAGCGCTTTCCCGCCGATGCCGTTTTCGGAATGCATACGCGACCCGGCCTGGACATCGGCAGTTTTGCGCTGCGTAGCGGGCCTTCGATGGCATCCTTCGATGTCTTCGAGATCACAATCGAAGGAAAGGGCACCCATGCGGCCCGCCCGCATTTGGGCGCGGATCCCATCGTTGCGGCTGGCCAGATCATTTCAGCCGTCCAGAGCATCGTCAGCCGCTCCGTCGATCCGCTCGATGCGGCCGTGGTCAGCATCACCGAGATGAAAGGCGGCGCGTCATGGAACGTTATTCCAGACAGCGCGGTGCTGCGCGGAACCACGCGTGCGCTCGATCAAGGCGTGCGCGACCTCATCGAGGCCCGGCTGCGGTCGGTCGTGAGCAGCATCTGCGGCGGTTTGGGATGCGTTGCCAATATCATTTATGACCGGCGTTATCCTGTCTTAGTCAACACGCCGGAATGGACTGCAGCCTGCGGCGAGGTCGTGCAGAGACTAGTCGGCACGGATCGGGTGAAAAAGGAAATTCCCGCCACCATGGGCGCCGAGGATTTCGCCTTCATGCTGCAGGAAGTGCCCGGATGCTACTTGTGGATCGGAAACGGTACGATGGAGCGCGATCGCATCCTTCACAATCCAAACTTCGACTTCAACGACGACGCTCTCCCTTTCGGAATCGACTATTGGGTTGCTCTGGCAGAGGCGGTAGCAAAGTGA
- a CDS encoding class I adenylate-forming enzyme family protein — protein MWKNLGKLVDPSKNQQAVALIDCSGGEAREFSHGDLDRLSDACARGLVHKGLKRGDSVAIMSVNRAEFIIAYFAIMRAGMIAVPVNHKLSADGVAFILSDCSAKLAFVDGDRASLVPGGLPTVRLDGPEWDAFLDPGPFDTFEPPHGTCAMILYTSGSTGRPKGVQLSHDGQIWALTIRVAARASFEDERLIVAAPLFHMNALGSCKFAICAHASVVLMPQFEAKSFIDAIGRFGVTWITSVPTMMAMLTRETSALAGIDTSRVRYVRMGSAPATQQLYDAVHRTFPNAGVAGGYGTTEAGPIVFGPTQNRTLPGGDGLGWPLKDVEVRIVDVDGHDAAEGELWMRTPANMLGYLNMPEKTAEALTPDGWYKSGDAFRTDAEGCYYFVGRVDDMFNCGGENIYPGEVEKVIEQVPGVMQACVVPVPDELKGQKPVAFVVPRKDADLSEKAIKDYVLAHAPAYQHPRRVFFLDELPLAATNKVDRRQLCERAARSI, from the coding sequence ATGTGGAAGAATCTCGGTAAGCTCGTCGATCCCTCGAAGAACCAGCAAGCGGTCGCACTGATCGACTGTTCCGGCGGAGAGGCGAGGGAATTTTCACATGGCGACCTCGATCGGTTGTCGGATGCGTGCGCGCGCGGGCTGGTCCACAAGGGCCTTAAGCGCGGCGACAGCGTCGCGATCATGAGCGTCAATCGCGCCGAGTTCATCATCGCTTATTTCGCGATCATGCGGGCCGGGATGATCGCAGTGCCGGTGAACCACAAGCTGTCCGCCGATGGGGTCGCTTTCATCCTCTCCGATTGCTCGGCGAAGCTGGCCTTCGTCGATGGCGACCGTGCATCGCTCGTTCCCGGCGGTCTGCCGACCGTCCGCCTCGACGGACCTGAATGGGACGCGTTTCTGGATCCCGGCCCGTTCGACACTTTCGAGCCGCCGCATGGCACCTGTGCGATGATCCTCTATACGTCCGGTTCCACCGGCCGGCCGAAAGGCGTGCAACTCTCTCATGACGGCCAGATCTGGGCGCTGACGATCCGCGTGGCCGCCCGTGCCTCCTTCGAGGACGAACGCCTGATCGTGGCGGCGCCGCTGTTTCACATGAATGCGCTTGGTTCTTGCAAATTCGCGATCTGCGCCCATGCCAGCGTGGTGCTGATGCCGCAGTTCGAGGCCAAGTCGTTTATCGATGCCATTGGCCGGTTCGGCGTTACCTGGATCACCTCGGTGCCGACCATGATGGCCATGCTGACCCGTGAGACGAGCGCGCTGGCCGGCATCGATACGTCGCGAGTCCGCTATGTGCGCATGGGTTCGGCCCCCGCCACGCAGCAGCTCTATGATGCGGTTCATCGCACATTCCCGAATGCCGGTGTCGCCGGCGGATATGGCACCACGGAAGCGGGGCCGATCGTGTTCGGGCCGACGCAAAATCGCACGCTGCCGGGCGGTGATGGTCTCGGCTGGCCTTTGAAGGATGTTGAAGTACGCATCGTCGATGTGGACGGACATGACGCTGCCGAAGGCGAGCTCTGGATGCGCACGCCGGCCAATATGCTCGGCTATCTCAACATGCCGGAAAAGACGGCCGAGGCGCTGACCCCGGATGGCTGGTACAAATCCGGCGACGCGTTCCGCACCGATGCGGAGGGCTGCTATTATTTCGTCGGCCGCGTCGATGACATGTTCAATTGCGGCGGCGAGAACATCTATCCCGGTGAGGTCGAAAAGGTCATTGAGCAGGTCCCGGGCGTCATGCAGGCCTGCGTGGTGCCGGTACCGGACGAACTCAAGGGCCAGAAGCCGGTCGCCTTCGTTGTACCCCGGAAGGACGCCGATCTCTCCGAGAAGGCCATCAAGGACTATGTGCTGGCGCATGCGCCCGCCTATCAGCATCCGCGCCGTGTGTTCTTCCTGGACGAGTTGCCGCTGGCTGCCACCAACAAGGTCGATCGTCGCCAACTCTGCGAACGCGCCGCACGGTCCATCTGA
- a CDS encoding ABC transporter permease — protein MGVLFAEFRWLERLLYPFVLGLQSMPKVALAPLILVWFGFGLGSKAVMVGLVCFFPMFINTAVGLKATDPSLLDLMRAFSASRWHVLTRIKIPSAASHIFAGLQISIVLGLIGAVVAEFVSSSEGLGFLINAATTTLDTSTMFAALISLAVLGIGGSQIIKMLQHRLVFWDRSGGMKSLSE, from the coding sequence ATGGGCGTGCTGTTCGCCGAGTTCCGCTGGCTGGAGCGTCTGCTGTATCCCTTCGTGCTCGGCCTGCAGTCGATGCCGAAGGTGGCTCTGGCGCCGCTGATCCTGGTCTGGTTCGGTTTTGGCCTCGGCTCGAAGGCCGTCATGGTGGGCCTGGTCTGCTTCTTCCCGATGTTCATCAACACGGCAGTGGGTCTGAAGGCGACCGATCCGTCGCTGCTCGACCTGATGCGCGCGTTTTCGGCGAGCCGCTGGCACGTCCTGACCCGGATCAAGATTCCATCGGCGGCCAGCCATATTTTCGCCGGCCTGCAGATCTCGATCGTACTTGGCCTGATCGGTGCCGTCGTTGCCGAATTCGTGTCGTCCTCTGAAGGCCTCGGCTTCTTGATCAATGCGGCGACCACCACGCTGGACACCAGCACCATGTTCGCGGCACTGATAAGCCTCGCCGTGCTCGGCATCGGCGGCAGCCAGATCATCAAGATGCTGCAGCACAGGTTGGTCTTCTGGGACCGCAGCGGCGGCATGAAATCGTTGTCCGAATAA
- a CDS encoding ABC transporter ATP-binding protein, protein MGEPVFQTKNLDVTYSSSRGKTKALEDFTTTLEKGEFLSILGPSGCGKSTLLKVAAGLLPPSSGVAELDGRPITGPRRDVGIVFQQATLLPWQNVIDNILLPIRTLGMDLDKGRARARELLELMGLEKFEKHYPHELSGGMQQRVGIARGLVHDPSLLLMDEPFAALDAMTREHMMVELQRIWMDTRKSVIFITHSIPEAVFLSSRVLVLSPRPARIMRDVNIELPLPRTEETMGLPAFAELCAELRAMFSPRAK, encoded by the coding sequence GTGGGCGAGCCAGTCTTCCAGACCAAAAATCTCGATGTGACGTATAGTTCGTCGCGCGGTAAGACGAAGGCGCTCGAAGACTTCACGACGACGCTCGAAAAAGGCGAGTTTCTCTCGATCCTCGGCCCGTCGGGTTGCGGTAAATCCACCTTGCTGAAGGTGGCGGCGGGGTTGCTGCCGCCATCCTCCGGCGTGGCCGAACTCGATGGTCGGCCGATCACCGGTCCCCGCCGTGACGTCGGTATCGTATTCCAGCAGGCGACGCTGCTGCCCTGGCAGAATGTGATCGACAATATTCTGCTTCCGATCCGGACCTTAGGCATGGATCTTGACAAGGGCAGGGCGCGTGCCCGCGAATTGCTCGAACTGATGGGGCTGGAGAAGTTCGAGAAGCACTATCCGCACGAACTTTCGGGCGGCATGCAACAGCGTGTCGGCATCGCGCGCGGACTTGTGCATGATCCGAGCCTGCTCCTGATGGATGAGCCGTTCGCGGCGCTCGATGCGATGACGCGCGAGCATATGATGGTCGAATTGCAGCGTATTTGGATGGATACTCGGAAATCCGTGATCTTCATCACCCATTCGATTCCGGAAGCCGTGTTCCTGTCGTCGCGGGTGCTCGTGCTGTCGCCACGTCCCGCGCGCATCATGCGCGACGTCAATATCGAACTGCCGCTGCCGCGCACGGAAGAAACCATGGGCCTGCCGGCATTTGCCGAACTGTGTGCAGAACTCCGCGCGATGTTCTCGCCGCGCGCCAAGTGA
- a CDS encoding ABC transporter substrate-binding protein: MSTFRLRLSRLLLVTAASALMAGQASAASTKIVYGNVTEMTLSQVPMVAAKRLGYFAEEGLDVELMGFKGTGTLMPQMLAKRVDIGYPNPDTLILSRAPGKEKLPIKYFYNATRSSGWEFAVLDDSPLKSLKDLNGKTVGVGAMTFGNVPITKAAFKDLGVNATMVPVGVGSAAFLALTSKRIDVLNLFDAQHATLEAEGTKIRRLPQLPRYEALFSNGFVAHEDMIRDKPEVLAGFGRAIAKATVFCEANREACVKLFWKEYPNTKPSGDEAKVLADGVKIFSARFDKMLSFPTGKPRQWGSFDQKVWLDFAEALHEGGQLEPKTVDVENCYTNALVPKFSDFDAAKIVAQAKAFKD; this comes from the coding sequence ATGAGCACGTTTCGTTTGAGACTTTCGCGCCTGTTGCTGGTGACAGCAGCATCCGCCTTGATGGCCGGGCAGGCGAGCGCCGCATCGACCAAGATCGTGTATGGCAACGTCACCGAGATGACGTTGTCGCAGGTGCCCATGGTCGCCGCCAAGCGGCTCGGCTATTTCGCCGAAGAAGGGCTGGATGTCGAACTGATGGGCTTCAAGGGCACCGGCACGCTGATGCCGCAGATGCTGGCGAAGCGCGTCGACATCGGCTATCCAAATCCCGACACGCTGATCCTGTCGCGTGCGCCGGGCAAGGAAAAGCTCCCGATCAAATACTTCTACAACGCCACCCGTAGTTCGGGATGGGAGTTCGCCGTCCTCGACGACTCACCACTCAAGTCGTTGAAGGATCTGAACGGCAAGACCGTCGGCGTCGGCGCGATGACCTTCGGCAATGTGCCGATCACCAAGGCGGCGTTCAAGGATCTCGGTGTCAACGCCACCATGGTGCCTGTCGGCGTCGGGAGTGCCGCCTTCCTCGCCCTCACTAGCAAACGCATCGACGTGCTGAACCTGTTCGACGCCCAGCACGCGACGCTGGAAGCAGAGGGCACCAAGATCCGCCGTCTGCCACAACTCCCGCGTTACGAGGCCCTGTTCAGCAATGGCTTCGTGGCGCATGAGGACATGATCCGCGACAAGCCGGAAGTGCTGGCCGGTTTCGGTCGCGCCATCGCCAAGGCGACGGTGTTCTGCGAGGCCAATCGCGAGGCCTGCGTCAAACTGTTCTGGAAGGAATATCCGAACACCAAGCCGAGCGGCGACGAAGCGAAGGTCCTCGCCGATGGCGTGAAGATCTTCTCGGCGCGCTTCGACAAGATGCTCAGCTTCCCGACCGGTAAGCCGCGCCAGTGGGGCAGCTTCGACCAGAAGGTCTGGCTTGATTTCGCCGAGGCCCTGCATGAGGGCGGCCAACTCGAGCCGAAGACCGTCGATGTGGAGAATTGCTACACCAATGCGCTGGTGCCAAAATTCTCAGACTTCGATGCCGCGAAGATCGTCGCCCAGGCGAAGGCCTTCAAGGACTGA
- a CDS encoding PaaI family thioesterase — MSGSEVKKLQKPDIEAIFARSPFINFMNLEVLRVDHDKSEFAVRMPLRPEYERREGTQQFHGGAIAALIDVVGDFAIGMMVGGGVPTMNLRIDYLRPGVGAFLEGVAVVRKTGRTSAVIDIDIFSEDRKLVAIGRGTYVPITG; from the coding sequence ATGAGCGGATCCGAAGTAAAAAAGCTTCAGAAGCCTGATATCGAGGCAATCTTCGCAAGATCGCCTTTCATCAACTTCATGAATCTCGAAGTCCTGCGCGTCGATCACGACAAGAGCGAATTTGCCGTGCGCATGCCGCTGCGTCCCGAATACGAACGCCGGGAGGGAACGCAGCAATTTCACGGCGGTGCGATCGCCGCGCTGATCGATGTCGTCGGCGATTTCGCCATCGGCATGATGGTCGGTGGCGGTGTGCCGACGATGAATCTGCGGATCGACTATCTTCGCCCCGGAGTTGGCGCGTTTCTTGAAGGTGTTGCAGTCGTACGAAAGACAGGAAGAACGTCGGCGGTCATCGACATCGACATCTTCTCTGAAGACCGCAAACTGGTCGCGATCGGTCGCGGGACGTACGTTCCCATTACAGGTTGA
- a CDS encoding zinc-binding dehydrogenase yields the protein MKAAVIYEHGGPGSIKYETNFPDPKPASGEVVIKVHAATLNYHDVFTRNGMPGITVPMPMIMALDFAGEIVEVGEGVEGGWKVGDRVMIDPSDRKTFGGVLGEARHGGLAEYCAVPDHHLVRLPDDVSYDVAACLPVAYGTAWRMMVTIGKVKAGEKVLVLGASGGVGTCCVQLAKLAGAEVVAAASSPEKLARLKELGADHVVDYKKDDFMKWVFAEFGKPHRRLYEKGMDVVVNFTGGDTWVKSLRTLHRGGRILTCGATAGYDPKEDLRFIWSYELQILGSNGWARDDLTSLLDLVRGGKLKPVIDRTYGLADINDAFKHMEDRHLFGKVLIKP from the coding sequence ATGAAAGCTGCAGTTATCTATGAGCACGGCGGTCCGGGCTCGATCAAATATGAAACCAATTTCCCCGATCCGAAGCCTGCTTCCGGCGAAGTCGTCATTAAGGTTCACGCTGCCACGCTGAACTATCACGACGTCTTCACGCGCAACGGCATGCCCGGCATCACGGTGCCAATGCCGATGATCATGGCGCTGGATTTCGCCGGCGAGATTGTCGAGGTGGGTGAGGGCGTCGAGGGCGGCTGGAAAGTCGGCGATCGCGTCATGATCGATCCGTCGGATCGCAAGACGTTCGGCGGCGTCCTAGGCGAAGCGCGCCATGGTGGCCTGGCCGAATATTGCGCCGTCCCGGATCATCATCTGGTGCGTCTGCCCGACGATGTCAGCTACGACGTCGCGGCCTGTCTGCCGGTGGCCTATGGCACCGCGTGGCGCATGATGGTGACGATCGGTAAGGTGAAGGCCGGCGAAAAGGTCCTGGTGCTCGGCGCATCCGGCGGCGTCGGCACATGCTGCGTGCAACTCGCCAAGCTCGCAGGCGCCGAAGTGGTCGCTGCGGCGTCGAGCCCCGAGAAGCTCGCGCGCCTGAAAGAACTCGGCGCCGATCATGTCGTCGACTACAAGAAAGACGATTTCATGAAGTGGGTCTTCGCCGAATTCGGCAAGCCCCATCGTCGCCTCTATGAAAAGGGCATGGATGTCGTCGTCAATTTCACCGGCGGCGATACCTGGGTGAAGTCGCTACGCACGCTGCATCGTGGTGGCCGCATTCTGACTTGCGGCGCCACCGCCGGTTACGATCCGAAGGAAGACCTGCGTTTCATCTGGAGCTACGAACTGCAGATTCTCGGCTCCAACGGCTGGGCCCGCGACGACCTGACGAGCCTGCTCGATCTCGTGCGCGGCGGCAAACTGAAGCCGGTCATCGATCGCACCTATGGTCTCGCCGACATCAACGATGCGTTCAAGCACATGGAAGACCGTCATCTGTTCGGAAAGGTTTTGATCAAACCATGA
- a CDS encoding VOC family protein, producing the protein MAVVSELALDHLGLAVRDLEKARAAFARLGFNLSSRSMHAGSVVPGGPVVPWGSGNHCAMFRRGYFELLGLVDDALPSNVKQMVSTYEGLHIVALACQSADIMQAELAARGVAAAKPITLERDAAFGASDEDVRRARFRNVYLDSHDYPDARFIVIEHDTREVLWQQHLMLHPNGAEELRSTYLVTNDVDSALKRLALVMGPPVSQNDAYRFAMAHGSIWVMTEATMRAVSPVANGHPVNRVGAACIGVRSLPDLKAHLDRNDVPFVAGASLDSDDSIWVAPTEASHSILVFVQTA; encoded by the coding sequence ATGGCTGTGGTTTCCGAACTAGCGCTCGATCATCTTGGTCTTGCCGTTCGCGATCTCGAGAAGGCGAGGGCGGCCTTCGCCCGGCTGGGTTTCAATCTGTCGTCGCGCAGCATGCATGCCGGCTCGGTCGTTCCCGGCGGCCCGGTGGTGCCGTGGGGATCGGGCAATCACTGCGCCATGTTCCGGCGAGGCTATTTCGAACTGCTCGGCCTCGTTGATGATGCGCTTCCCAGCAACGTCAAGCAGATGGTGTCCACCTATGAGGGGCTGCACATCGTTGCACTTGCGTGCCAGTCGGCGGACATCATGCAGGCGGAACTGGCCGCGCGCGGTGTTGCTGCGGCGAAGCCGATCACGCTCGAACGGGATGCGGCATTCGGCGCATCCGACGAGGATGTCCGGCGCGCTCGGTTTCGCAATGTCTATCTCGATTCGCACGATTACCCGGATGCGCGCTTCATCGTGATCGAACACGACACGCGGGAGGTGCTGTGGCAGCAGCATCTCATGCTGCATCCGAACGGCGCGGAAGAGCTTCGTTCCACGTATCTGGTCACAAACGATGTGGATTCAGCATTGAAACGTCTGGCGCTGGTCATGGGCCCGCCGGTATCCCAGAATGACGCATATCGTTTCGCGATGGCCCATGGCAGCATCTGGGTCATGACCGAGGCGACGATGCGCGCGGTCTCTCCTGTGGCGAACGGTCATCCCGTGAACCGTGTCGGCGCCGCGTGCATCGGCGTAAGGTCTCTGCCGGATTTGAAGGCGCATCTCGATCGCAACGACGTACCGTTCGTCGCCGGAGCATCGCTGGACTCCGACGATTCCATCTGGGTCGCTCCGACCGAAGCGAGCCACAGCATTCTTGTTTTTGTTCAAACGGCGTGA